TTACCCGGGCGCTATTTATGTTAGTTCAGTagtatttctttttcttcagaGCTGCggataaatttgaaaataattaattgaAATTCTATGCTagtaacctttttttatttcgcGCGCGTTTTACCTTATAAGCTGGCGTCTCGAGAAAGTGGCAACAATGGCTGTCAATAGATGTTATGAGAAagtaaagattttaaaaatactaATTCAATAAAACGGTAATTCGATATTTCAACCGTAAAGTTTTGGTTTATATTTAGTTAATTGGTTACACTTTCTATTTAGATTTCGTATTCCGGCTTAGCGCAAGTATTTGATGTATCTGAGGGCAATGATGATTTCgaatattttgtgaaaattgtCCCTTCGCCGATATCGTATCAAATGACGAACTTGAAGTTGTTACAGCATTTTGGTTGGAACCGGGTAGCCATTGCGTACGAAGTTGGACATGTTGATTATTTTAGGGTAAGCAGAAATAAATTTACGTGTTTATACGTGCGAAGTTGGACAAGTTGTCTTTTTTAGGGTTGATAAACACGAATAATTTAAACCTATTTCCTGGTAGGAGAGGGGCATATTGCAGTGTCAAAGAAGCAATAATTTTCCaaatattgtatttttaaaagaagaacaCGAAATAACAACATCATCTTTTCACccttctgaaaaaaattactttccaCGGCGTTTTTGCCAGTGTTTTTGTCTGTTACTATTGATGAAGTCAAGCCAATTAAAGATGACACACCTACGCTCTGAAAAAAAGGCTATCCCGAGTAGGTAATCTTTTCCCAACTTGGAAACTCGCGCTATAAAATAGAACACGTGGTATAGTGTTTTAgaaattatttaatattttgcagGAAGCAAGAAGTTTGTCCAATTACTTTAAAGCGAACCAAATTGAAGTGGTGGCCATGTACGGGGTCAGTCGGGATGTACTGGATCCCATAGAAGAACTGCAAGCAATGGAGGTATATACACGATAAAATACATAATGTTTACATTCTCGTCTTCAGTATCCCTTGACCCCTGACTCGTTATTCGAATTAATCAAAGGGAGACAAACCCCCTGGTAACTAGGTTTTAATCTCTAGAATAGTCATTAACGTTTTCAGGACTTCTTTCGCGTTTTTTGATGTGTGGCTAGGATGTATATCAGATAGTATAAAAAAAGCCGTGGGGACGAAGTTTGTGAAATTGTTATTATTGACaaaattaacaataatttttcttttgtaggATGCAGACGTGAAGATTGTATTTGGCGTTTTTGCACGTTTCTCAGCAAGAAATTTCTTTTGCGAGGTAAATAAAGCAACTCTGTTTTTACGTCTCTTGAAAAACGACGCCTAAGAACCAGCCAATGTGCAAAAGGGCGTCAAAATGGCGTTGTAAGACACGTCATATTAAAGAGTAGTAGCACTGGAAGGGGTAGAATCTGTTTTCGTCCCTAGATTTCTCTGAGATAAACCAAGGCTTACCTTAAAGAGGTCTGGGAACAAAAATGAGTAGAATCAACAGCTAGATTATTTTTCTTAGTCTGCGTTTTTGCACGAAAACCAAAAACAAATCAAAGAGGTTACAATAACTAGACGTAaactataacttttttttactgtgttttcAAGATGTACAAACAAAAGGTGCATAGAAAATATCAACTGATCCTTACACGCCAATTACCAGACTCTTGGATTGATAATGTAAAGTCCCCTGACTCGAACAACTGCACAAGTGAGGAGTATTTAACATCGGCTGACggttttttcacattttcacgATCATCAATTCGAAGGGACAACAAGCTGACCGTTGCTAATAGGGTAAACAAtcctttgttgtttttgttgttctttatttgtttattaaatCTCAACCTTTTCCCCGCGGCCTTCTACAAACGGATAAAACGACTCTCCATCTTCTTGTCTATTACAAAGGCGAAGAAGTAtcagttgtttatattttagttttCCTTGACATGATTTCACTCTATCTATGGTAGTGTATAAAGAGTAATTGGGACATCtgagaagaaaaacaaacattctcaTCCCCAGGGTTTCTTAGCCCTTGAGCCGTTTCTAAAAGGCAAATTGCCCTGAGACGAGGTtaagaaataaacttttaatGATCGAATagttgaaaataaatttgtcGTCAGATTGTGAAAAATCCACAAACTCGCTATATCAGATTTTCACTTgttgtacttttttttattccgcTGTCGTTCATCTTCTGTTGAAGATGAACGAAAGCGGAATAAAAAAGTTGATTGAGCGaggttttaacttttttcatgAGTTCCCTaaactttatattttagactgcatctgaaatttgggaaatgataaaagaagaaaaaagaatattatgGAAGCAACCGCACAGTGAACCAACCGACCCACCCACGCCACCACCGCACCACTTTAACATCGCATCATTATTTGCGTTTGacgctatatacatgtttgcGACGGCGTTAGATCGCATCGTCAGAGAACATGGTCGCGAAGGTAATAACGCGTTATTTCTCTACTTGTACTGAAAAATTAGCTTACGTCACAGAAAAATTGATTTTGGTGACGAAGAATACTCAGTTGCTCAGGCAATTACTTTACATCTTATTCTACCAATCAGGTTTACTTGATGGGACACGTGATTCTGTGAAGGCAAAAAGACTGGAAGAGGAGATGTTGAAATCGAATTTTCAGGGAGCAACCGTGAGTTCATTCTTATTCCCGGAAAAATCTGCGGTTATAGGAAATAGAGGGCTTCGGGGTCAAGTGTGGTAAAGGATATCTTGTTTGCGTTGAATACTAACTACAACTTTGCCCAACGGGTTTTTCTACACCCATAATAAATAGAACGATGTTGTCCCGTCATAAACACAAAAAACTCATGGGGAGAAGGCTGTACTATTCCAAAATTGTTCGCATAAATATATCGAAAACTGTATTGTTTCCTTTctaacaaattaataaaaatgctTCGTTGGCTTTCATACAGGGTCATGTAGCATTCAACCGAAACTTGGATGACGAGAGACTCGGCGGCGTGGTCATACAACAGTATCGCAAAACACTTATCGTGAAAGAAAACAGTACGaaacttttgtaaaatttataCGTGTGTGTCTGCGTAGTTTCACTCAAAAAATTTAAGTTCTTTGtgggtttttaaaatattaatgcaCTTAAATCTTTCGGTGGAGTGATATTCAATAGCGTTTTTACGAACGAGAATAGTTCTTATCATTTTTACAGCCGATAGAGACTGGAGGGACACAATATGGGCGTTACTTTAATGAAAGAAACTTGCACGCGTCAAAAAAATCTCGAAACTGTGTAAGCTCGCGAAAGTTTGTTCGTTTAAAGTGATGGTCACAGCTCTTAGCGTTTAAATGTCAACACTTGATACTCTAAAATTctaatgtaataaaaaaatggtaGCGTTTTCGGACTTTGTATTGGCTGTTAAGAGAGTTGCCTGTCTGCAAATTCATGGTAGTCGACTTGTCTTAACCGATTAAGCTACTAAAACACAGAAATATTCCTGTGTATGTTCAGATACTAAATGGAGCGTCAGTTAAAAATGCCTTGATAGGGCGTCAGCCAAGAACGCCTTGATGAGGCGTCAGCCAAAAAAGCCTTGATGGGGCGTCAGCCAAGAACACCTGATGAAGCGTCAGCCAAGAACGCTTTGATTTGA
This DNA window, taken from Hydractinia symbiolongicarpus strain clone_291-10 chromosome 15, HSymV2.1, whole genome shotgun sequence, encodes the following:
- the LOC130628614 gene encoding gamma-aminobutyric acid type B receptor subunit 1-like yields the protein MILINDKRLEKFTVIVLTLSVVGRIYGQKEKLYIGALIPKLYSFDEKCHHTAIKLATNFINNDSNILNDYTLEIIANQTAGGLVSGFSFISFFDMIKRNITYQVFLGPDTTTETRGIGFLTAKYKLPQISYSGLAQVFDVSEGNDDFEYFVKIVPSPISYQMTNLKLLQHFGWNRVAIAYEVGHVDYFREARSLSNYFKANQIEVVAMYGVSRDVLDPIEELQAMEDADVKIVFGVFARFSARNFFCEMYKQKVHRKYQLILTRQLPDSWIDNVKSPDSNNCTSEEYLTSADGFFTFSRSSIRRDNKLTVANRTASEIWEMIKEEKRILWKQPHSEPTDPPTPPPHHFNIASLFAFDAIYMFATALDRIVREHGREGLLDGTRDSVKAKRLEEEMLKSNFQGATGHVAFNRNLDDERLGGVVIQQYRKTLIVKENNKTSYIARRVNIGQYEIAVNRLTFLQNETELFKGKVISYIL